One window of Pyxicephalus adspersus chromosome 4, UCB_Pads_2.0, whole genome shotgun sequence genomic DNA carries:
- the SAMD5 gene encoding sterile alpha motif domain-containing protein 5 isoform X1: MQNAIQAPTLHLSLVDDFLRLVTMCANIVYEWLKALQLSQYAESFVDNGYDDLEVCKQIGDPDLDAIGVMIQQHRKKIHDAVHRLREEEKEAASGLYFTLEPQVDSPTPDIYSSHMVEQYETKAWREAQGHKPVPRSNKTGQLSKNLVTYPKLKLKIMIRDKLIRDGVNLSKPPFSKKQF; this comes from the exons atGCAGAATGCCATCCAAGCACCTACGCTACACCTTTCATTG GTGGATGATTTTTTAAGGTTGGTCACCATGTGTGCCAATATAGTATATGAGTGGCTGAAAGCATTACAGCTTTCTCAGTATGCAGAGTCCTTTGTGGATAATGGGTATGATGACTTGGAGGTGTGCAAACAGATTGGGGACCCAGATCTGGATGCCATCGGTGTGATGATCCAGCAGCATCGGAAAAAGATCCATGATGCAGTACACAGATTGAGGGAAGAGGAAAAGGAGGCTGCAAGTGGATTATATTTCACTTTGGAACCCCAGGTAGACTCACCAACTCCTGATATCTACTCCAGCCACATGGTGGAGCAATATGAAACCAAAGCTTGGAGGGAGGCCCAGGGTCACAAACCTGTACCAAGGAGTAATAAAACTGGTCAACTAAGTAAAAACTTGGTAACTTATCCTAAACTGAAGCTAAAGATCATGATAAGGGATAAACTTATCCGGGATGGTGTCAACCTCAGCAAGCCACCATTCTCCAAAAAG cagTTTTAA
- the SAMD5 gene encoding sterile alpha motif domain-containing protein 5 isoform X2, which produces MQNAIQAPTLHLSLVDDFLRLVTMCANIVYEWLKALQLSQYAESFVDNGYDDLEVCKQIGDPDLDAIGVMIQQHRKKIHDAVHRLREEEKEAASGLYFTLEPQVDSPTPDIYSSHMVEQYETKAWREAQGHKPVPRSNKTGQLSKNLVTYPKLKLKIMIRDKLIRDGVNLSKPPFSKKF; this is translated from the exons atGCAGAATGCCATCCAAGCACCTACGCTACACCTTTCATTG GTGGATGATTTTTTAAGGTTGGTCACCATGTGTGCCAATATAGTATATGAGTGGCTGAAAGCATTACAGCTTTCTCAGTATGCAGAGTCCTTTGTGGATAATGGGTATGATGACTTGGAGGTGTGCAAACAGATTGGGGACCCAGATCTGGATGCCATCGGTGTGATGATCCAGCAGCATCGGAAAAAGATCCATGATGCAGTACACAGATTGAGGGAAGAGGAAAAGGAGGCTGCAAGTGGATTATATTTCACTTTGGAACCCCAGGTAGACTCACCAACTCCTGATATCTACTCCAGCCACATGGTGGAGCAATATGAAACCAAAGCTTGGAGGGAGGCCCAGGGTCACAAACCTGTACCAAGGAGTAATAAAACTGGTCAACTAAGTAAAAACTTGGTAACTTATCCTAAACTGAAGCTAAAGATCATGATAAGGGATAAACTTATCCGGGATGGTGTCAACCTCAGCAAGCCACCATTCTCCAAAAAG TTTTAA